The Legionella spiritensis DNA segment TTTTTACACGCCCGGTTTTTCTGGATGTCTTCATGGACGCTGCGTGCGTTTTGAGTTTTTGTAGAATATCCCCGACATCCTTGGGCAGAGGATATTGTGATTCCGGAACATCAATATTTAAATAGGCTAATTGTTTTTCGGTTTTATTTCTCTGGTGCTGTTGCTCGGTCGCATGTCTGGATGCCCAGGCTTCGAATTTAAACGTTTTGCTATACTGTTCCTTGAATTTTTCTCCGAGCCAGGTGTGCATATCAGCCGTCGGGTGAACATCATCCCAAAACATATATCCTTCAGACGGAGAGATATGTTCCTTTCGATCAACAGGATCTGCCCAATGCTCGCTGAATTCTTCCGACTCGGTATAGGGTTGGGTTAATTTGCCTTTTTCGAAACCGTATTCTTCCGGGTTATCATACACTTGTGTCAATAGGGAACTGACGTCAAAAACGTCGAGAAACACAGGGGGCGAGGCGTCTTTATATTTTTCCTGCAATGCCCGACATTTTTTTGCCAATTGCTCGTTAAAGTGCTTTGACACCACTTGAGCGTTTTGCTGTTCTATTTCATCCTGGCGCTGATATCTGGGGGTTAAGGATAAATCAGGAAGGTTAAACAAGACGAAATTGCGGTAGCCATGTTCGATCAATTGTTCGATGTTTTTAATACGTTCCGCGACCGCTTTGTCCGCTTCCTCGTTAGTGGGCCTTTCGTTGACGGTGATTAAATCATTGGCACCGGACCATTCAATGACCAGAGTGTCGTTTTTTTCCTGTTCGGAAACGTCGTATTTTTCGTCATCGTTCAGTAATAATTCCCGCTTTTTTTCCAGCGTGGCAACAATTTCCCGCGCTCCCTCTTTCGAAAGATCAAACGTGAATTCCCCGGAATAATCATGCGCGGTCAACCCGCCTTCGCAATAAAACCGGGCGTATTGATGTCCTTCAAAAAAAACGTGGCCATCGTCATCAAGACTGAAGGCTTCTTCATTTCGTTCGCGAATGCCGCGCTCATCATCGAGGATTTTATCGGCCAAATCGGCGTTGTCCCTGGCATTTCTTTTAAGATGAGCTTTTCTGCGCGTGCGATCGATAAGGAATTGTTCCGCCATCCCCGCGGCAATAAAATCCCCCCAGAGAAAGCCGTTGGTAAACCGTCCTCTTGGTGATTTGCTGCTTAACCCGCTGAAATAACTCATGGGAATCAGACCAAACAATTTTCGTCGGTCCATCGTACCTTTATCAGACAAACTGTCACCTAAAACGACCACATGAGTCATGGACTTTGGTTTCGTCACACTATTATCCTGAATAAGTCTTCTATAAGAGGATATTATATACAATATGATCAAATAATGTAAGGATGTGCGGATGGATTAATGTACAAATCTGTAGCTCGCAAGAAGGCTACAAATAACTTTCAGGAAAAATGATCCTTTCCCTCTCTTATGGTGGTAAAAATAGCCAGTGAGTCCTTTGTGCTGCCGCCTTTGGCACGAACGTAATCTTGTACTTCCTCACTATGAGTCCGGAAAAAGGGATTGATGGTTTTTTCCCGGGCGATCGTTGAAGGAAGGGTGCATGTTTTTGAGCTATCCGATAACCGGGAAAGATATTGTTGTACATCCTGGTTTTGAGGCTCTACGGTCGCTGCGAAACGAAGATTCTGACGAGTGTATTCATGGGCACAGTAGATTTTGGTCTGGTCGGGAAGGGATTTTAAACGGTGCAGGGAATCGTGCAGTTCCTTCATGGTTCCGTCGAAAACACGTCCGCAACCGGCTGAAAACAAGGTGTCTCCGCAAAAAAGAAGGCCGTGGTTTTCCTCATACAGGCTGATATGGGTCGATGTGTGGCCGGGTGTGCCCAGGACTTTGAACTGTAAGGAATCAAGAAGGATCAGGTCATCGGGGTGAAGGATGTGAGTGACATGAGATATACGTGTATCATTGGGTCCATAAATGGCGGCATCGGGAAAACGGCTATGCAAATCGCCAACGCCGCCTGT contains these protein-coding regions:
- a CDS encoding SGNH/GDSL hydrolase family protein, producing the protein MTKPKSMTHVVVLGDSLSDKGTMDRRKLFGLIPMSYFSGLSSKSPRGRFTNGFLWGDFIAAGMAEQFLIDRTRRKAHLKRNARDNADLADKILDDERGIRERNEEAFSLDDDGHVFFEGHQYARFYCEGGLTAHDYSGEFTFDLSKEGAREIVATLEKKRELLLNDDEKYDVSEQEKNDTLVIEWSGANDLITVNERPTNEEADKAVAERIKNIEQLIEHGYRNFVLFNLPDLSLTPRYQRQDEIEQQNAQVVSKHFNEQLAKKCRALQEKYKDASPPVFLDVFDVSSLLTQVYDNPEEYGFEKGKLTQPYTESEEFSEHWADPVDRKEHISPSEGYMFWDDVHPTADMHTWLGEKFKEQYSKTFKFEAWASRHATEQQHQRNKTEKQLAYLNIDVPESQYPLPKDVGDILQKLKTHAASMKTSRKTGRVKKGSILLAFVAHIKKQNGDMQDIKEEIENFKKDHELYNIVKKHNHPVYDFFRSKTTTRSEDYIEQLLSTVQEHIEHDRPKELLFSKFN
- the gloB gene encoding hydroxyacylglutathione hydrolase, with translation MNIEPVSAFSDNYIWMLIDEKNHTAICVDPGDASPVLRFLQHHGLDLNAIMLTHHHFDHTGGVGDLHSRFPDAAIYGPNDTRISHVTHILHPDDLILLDSLQFKVLGTPGHTSTHISLYEENHGLLFCGDTLFSAGCGRVFDGTMKELHDSLHRLKSLPDQTKIYCAHEYTRQNLRFAATVEPQNQDVQQYLSRLSDSSKTCTLPSTIAREKTINPFFRTHSEEVQDYVRAKGGSTKDSLAIFTTIREGKDHFS